The region GAAGACAAAAATAGTGTTTAGCATCagagaaataaataaataaatcagCTAAAGTAAAATAGTAAAATAAGTGGGATCTCAAACTTAATtaaaacacaaacttgttaaatTGAAGTCTAGATGACACTTTTAACTTTTAATGTGTATAGACCCTCGCATTAATTTTTCTAATTTTTCTTCTTCAGAATCTTCTATATATAGAAAATAAAAGGCACTTTCATTTAAAATAGAAGATAACGAAGGAGTCCCACCCAACAAAATTCATGTCATTTCGATGCTCATTATTTAGTTGGATCATTCAATGTTGGTATATAACAAGTAAATTGAATTTATGCATGCGTAACAATTCATTATAATCAAATAGCTTTCGTCCCAGATAAAAAATTGAAGTGGATTTGTGGACGATGTTATAAAATTTGATAGTTTACTCGAAACCGGAAGGAATTTGAATGGATTTGAAAAATCATAACTTAAGGATTGTAACGCAAATTGTAAGATCACACTTCTTACCAAATTACACCATTACATTAATACATATACATATGCATTAAAATATATACTGTACCTAAGAAAAATAGTCTCTCGtgataaatttatatatatatatatatatatatatatatatatatatatatatatatatatatatatatatatatatatatatatatatatatatatatatatatatatatatatatatatatatatatatatatatatatatatatatatatatatatatatatatatatattttgcTATCATCTAACTTATTATATTAAAGTGTTTTTTATTAGAGATTGCAAACACGATTATTATGCTTTAAATAAGAAAAATATATGAAAATGCATTACATTTATTTTTTACGGACACCCAAATAAAGATTGACTTTATTTTTGGAGACGCCTCTCCGTAAGGCAGCTACATTTTTAAATGCTAAAACACATTCAAGATCACAAATGCAAATTGAAAAAATTGATATCATAAAAGATTATATAAATGATACATTTCGGCATCGAAGGGGACATTCCAACATCCTAATAATATCTTCGACAGATCTCGCTATTTTCGCATCCAGTTTGATCGAATATTTTTTTATAACAGAAAAATATATTCCACATGACCCTTACATCTGTCGAAGTCTTGATCTCGAATTTGTTGGACTCAATTTTTCCTTAGTTGTCAATCGACAGTGAATGATTATCAAGCTTTACAATTTTTCGATTGTCAGTGTATGGTGAGAGATTCTCCAATATGAATTTCACATCTGTAAGAGGCGAGTACTCATTAAACTTAAATTCAAGTGAAAGTTTCACCTCATTGAAGTAAACATATGCAGTATGTCAAATAATGTTCATTCTGGTGTAATGTAATGGTTTAAAAAATGATATGAGAGTGCCATACTTATAGAAGTCTTAAGTTAATATGGACCTCGAAATTTCTATCATGTACCAGGGAACATTATGAAAATATATCTCCAGAACCACCATATTCGTATTGTTTTAAAAAATAGTTTGGGTGcatccgaagatgcatctccggaacCACCAACATAATAGGAATTCAAAAATTGTGAGAAATAGAACCTGttttggaaaaaaaataaaattttaggAAAACTCGAAGATGTATTAATTTCTTTGAAAATGTATAAATTTAACACCATCAATATTAATACAATATTACATGCAAAAACTAAAATGAATCTAAACAAGTGTCATCGGCTAAATTTATATCTACGGGTGGTACCATCTTTGACTTTTATTTATTTGATTATCTCTTAATCTCGCTCAACTGGGTAAACTCTTGCATCCTTTCCAAAAAATTGATTCGGCCAAGTCTCCACTTTTGTGAATGAATGAGAAGTCCACTCATGTGATGTTAGTGGCATAGGGCATCCCGATTTTCAATAAAATCGAACAAAGTGTTGTAACTTTGAAAGTCCCTCGATACATATAATACGATCAtttggatttggaggtgggacAATGTGCAATGAGAAAAATGTTTCCGAGAAACTGTATCTAGTCAAATCAATACACTATTTCATACACACTTGTTATAAGATGACCCATTTCAGGGAAGAACATTCATTTATCCTCCAGTGTCGGTCCACTAATGCAAGAAACAAGAGACTCATAAATTGCATCATAATTTTGTTTTGTCCCATATAGTCGTGTGTATGATTCTTTATGCCCTTTCACTTTTTTGATTAGTTGATGATAGACAAGTGTATGATCCTCTTCTCCTTTTATCGAGCAAAGTAGAAACATCTCAAAATTGATATTTGGTATAGGCGGTGAAGGAGGTGGTTTGCTAATGCGAGCTCCTTTAAAAACACTGATTTGAGATTTTAGAGTTGGAAAATATGAAAATGCtttgtcaacatgttcaaaatagGATGTAGACTGCATCATTGAATTGTCGCTCTATGTTGGTCTGACCTTCTTAGGAGCATTTTTTGCACCCGAATTCATCAAGACGGTATCGTCAGGTGATTATGTCATGTGTTAATCACCTAGAAAAAAAGATACTTGCGGGGTGTTATTCATCTCATaactcaattttttttaaattaatcaTTTTTTTCACCTCAAAACTGAAGGTGGAAAATCCACTAGATTAAAGAGTGAAGAATAAGAGGAgtaattaataaaaaaattgattcTTATTCAACAAAATTGATTATAAATTCTCCTTAGATTTGATGAAATTCCACATCAAAATTCGTCTTAATTCCAATCAATTATAATTCTATAACTTTTCCACAAAAATTTCCCGCCAAAGTTTTCACCAAGATTTTATAACCAAAAACTTATAATAATTAATAAAGAGAAGGAATATTATTACCTcaaaaaataaattattaaaagTTACTCAATATTTTAACTATTAATCTTTTTTATCTAATAGGTTAAAAGAACAAGCAATGGTTTTCTCTCTCCATATTTAATTACTCAGGTGGTGACATTCCAAGAGAACAAGCCACGTGTTTATTCCATACTCTTTGAAGCATACTGTAACGAAGATACCCTTTGACCAACAAAAGATTAGCTTTAAAGGACCATGAATTTAGAGCTGTGTCATCTTTTTAGTTGTTTGTTTAATCACTTTTTCCATTGAGATTTGCTTCTTCTTAGACATTGACAAATACCTTGTAATTTGTATTGTATTGTGCTTCTACTCTTTCTTGTTTGTGTAAGTactttattaattaattttaacCAATGAGACATGATTTTAAGTTAAAAATGAATTAATAGTGAAaattaactttttatttttttattttttgaaattttcaaaaacaaaattgaaaatgatgatgaagatgaaaaagaaagagAATATGAGGATGGAAATATTTAAAGATTATTATGTGTTAGAAGGTGtattattaaaattaataaacTATCGTAAATTGGTTTAAAAGATGAAATTGttaatattaaaatattaagGATTAAATatgtttatgatttttttaaatattttaattttaatttttagtcTCTCAAAATATTTTCCTTAAAAAATAATTATCATAAACTTTTTTATCCACAATTTTGGTCTATAATACTAAAATTGTCATTAATTCAGTTGCTAAGTAATAAACTTTCGTTAAAACCGTGATAAAAAATatggatgaaattttttataAGGACCATTCTTTAAAGAGAATATTTTGAGaaacaaaatacaaaatacaagtGACATCATTGGTGTGAAAAGTGAGTGATTTACTTAATTAAAAGTGTTGTGGCATAGTTGAGTCCACTTAGTCAACCTAAGATGGGTTCTATTGTTGTTGATGCTCTAACACCTATACAATAGTTAAATGCTTCTTAAACGAATCACCGTAGCGATGTCACTTGTATGCATGAATTTAGTTTCTTACATTCCATCTTGATGTCAATTTgacatcatcatcatcagattTTGACATACCATATGATTGCATCTTTTTGTTTACTAACAGGAGGCATTGATCCTCGTACTCATCTAGAGTTTGAGTTTATGAACACTGTAACGAAGGATGACTTCTTCAGTGGCCAGGCCGCAGCATTGGCTGGTGGGACGACAATGCACATTGACTTTGCCATACCAATTGATGGGAGTTTAACGGCCGGTTTCGAAGCCTATGAAAAGAAGGCGAAGAAGTCTTGCATGGATTATGGTTTCCATATGGCTATTACCAAATGGGATGAAACAGTTGCAAGAGAAATGGAGCTCATGGTCAAGGAGAAAGGTTATAATTTTACTTCCTTTTTGCATTTTAGATAATTTGGTTTATTATGAGGCAACCCCCTGTGGAAGGGCTCTGAGGAATTTATTTCACGTAGTAAGTACATCTTTGTTTTCTGATTGTAGGTATCAATTCTTTTAAGTTTTTCATGGCTTACAAAGGAGCTCTTATGATCGGTGATGAGCTTCTTCTACAAGGACTTAAAAAGTGCAAGTCTCTCGGTGCCTTAGCCATGGTCCATGCAGAAAACGGAGATGCTGTGGATGAAGGGCAAAAGAAGATGATAGAGCTTGGAATAACTGGACCCGAGGGACATGCTCTTTCAAGGCCTCTAGTGGTTAGTCTCATTTTTGCTCTTTTTAATAAATAGTTTACTGAATAATAGAATTGAAGAGAATAATGGAATACAGATACTGATCATGTCTGGTTTCATTTCATCGTCTAGTACTCTAGACTATTTTACTACGTCATAATGATATTTTCTCCTCATTTTTCAGCCACCCCTTTACATCTCTGACAATCACACTTAGTCGACTTACTTCACAGTGCACTGGATTTAGGTGCTTATGCTTGAGCCAAATTATCTGCTTTTAGCTACCCTTGTCAAAATTTGCATGCTGCTAAGTTGTAATCACTCTAGTTCTACATTCATTCTGATCAATTTTTTTTATCTCTGTTGATGAATCTCATTTAGCTGGTACATGATCAAAATCATTAGATTGATtacttgttttgttttgttgtaTTCTGTGATTACTGTGAAGTTTAAAATCTAAATACCTGTTAGTATGGCTCATAATACATTTCTTTATTTGACTTGGAACCTTAACATGTGTAGTTAGAAGGAGAGGCAACTGCTCGTGCTATTCGCTTAGCAGATTTTGTTAACACTGCTTTGTATGTGGTTCATGTCATGAGCATTGATGCAATGGAAGAAATTGCGAAAGCCAGGACATCAGGTTCTTAACTTCAATCCTTGTAATGTATTCCAGATTATGTAGAGAAAGCATGCAATTACAACATATAGAGATACCATTAAGAGTCTATTTGTAGAAAAACTATTACGTTTGCACAACAATATTCTCGTTTTTTTTTATAGAGAAAAATGTATAAACAAGACTTGTTGTACTTGAATTATAGCAGCCATAATTAGATTAACTTGACAACACTTTACAATCCACTCTTTTGCTATGCAATTATATCGAATCTACTTTGCCATACAGAAAATTGGGGCCACTCATATAGTCAATCACTTGCACTTAATTGAGAGTGAGCTCATTTGCTTAAACTTGTAAAAAAAAGTGATTCTATAATGCCGAGTTTGTAATCTTTTGTCTGCTTTATTACAGAATCTAAGATAGATGTTGAACATTTACTATGCACATGCTATTGATTTGTTACATTGTGTTTGCATATTATGGCAGATGTTTTAAACATTTTTTACTTTTGTATTAGTCTACGGAGAAATCTCTCGTATACCGAGATCTGAGTTTGACAACCTTGGATTGATGTGTTTTAAGTGTGACGTTTTAAGTTTTACTGAACTTAATTTTAGTAATCTTCCCTACTTGTTTACTGTTTCCATCTTGACCTTAAGTGCTTTTGTTCCCAAATGACTTAGGGTCTGTTTGGATAAAGAGCTTATTTGCAGCTTATAGCACAAGTGCTTATCAAAATAAGCGCTTATGAATAAGCTCGCATAAGCTATTTTTAtaacaaaagataaaataaatttaaattgTTTTTATATATGTTATAAGTTGTTTTTGGACTCTTTGTTCTGTTTTTTTAATTAATCTTTTTTCAATACTATAATCTCAGTTTTATTTGGTTATGAGGACTTCTAGATTATGAATCTGATCCAATACTTGAAGTGTATGTTGAATAAGGAAATCTGCAATTGTTTGTTGTTTTTTAATTTCCGAGTCTGATGCAAATGCTGCATTCTATTTACATAGAATATTAAGAGATTGTGGTTTTAAGCTGCAAATAAGCTGTTTTCTGGTTTAAGTAATTTTGTAACTTAGCAGGTTTTGGTGATTTAGTTTTTGATTTTTCACTGTTTACTGATAGCCAGAACATCATGTTAATGACCCTGATCCTGAACCAGTTCTGCTTGAAGCAATCCCCACTTTGAAGTTCAATCAAGAGGCTTTCAGTTCCATTGAAGATACACAGTTAAGTCCTTTTTATTAATTCTAACTCATACAGAATAAGTTCCTCATATTTTCGTTAACATCAGATACGGGGTAAGACTTGGTTGTTGTTGTATCAGATACATGATAGATTAAGGGCCTAGTTGAATCGATTTATAGGAGCTTATCTATTGATATAAACACTcttcaaaattattttatatGATAAGCGACGATGTTATAAGTGCTTAAATAAGTTGTTTATCTAGACAGGTCCGTGATAGATTAATAAGTTAATGAAAAAAGGAACCAGTGAATAGATAAATAACCGAGTTTGCTTCTACAGGTGTGTAATATGTTTGGCGGACTACAAAGAAAGAGAAATATTGCGAATCATGCCGAAATGCGGCCACACTTTTCATCTTTGTTGAGATGCGGTTAGAACTGTTTCGTCTCATTAACAACACCCAAGAAGCCATCGATGCTAAAAGAACGAGGAAAATCGCAATCTTGATGTCATTTAGATAGTAACTAACAACTTTTTATTCATTTCAAATTGATTTTGTTAGGTACGTTGTTTTATTTACCCAATGTTATTTTGAATCTATGCTTGTGTCATGATGAGTAGGATGAAACTCCTTCTTCAGGTAATGTATCTGTGTTTTTGCACTAACTGTGTGATCTAACAATCAAATTATTTGTCCCACTCATTTCTTACATACGATAATCAGGTTGCAGTTTAGGTCCTATACAATGCATTCATACAAAGTAACTTGAAATAGAAAGATATTCagtatgttgttctttttcctttttcataGACTTCCCATAGAGGTTAGTGTCACTTTTTTATGCTTATAATTCCATCATGTCTTGCTAATTTCTTTACTCTAAAATGTTGCTCTTAGTGTCTGTTCATGTCACAAGTCTTACTATATTGCACGGTTGACTTAATATATCCTTGTTATGGTTTTATGTACAATCTTTctcaattattattatttgattgTGCAATTGTGAAGTTGTTATGATCTGCTTGTGATTAGTATGTTCTTTTATTTACCAAAATTATTTTGAATTCATAACTAACTTGATCGTCGGAGTTTTTGTAGGTACCACACCTTTGGTGTGTTATGCTATGCTCATGAGTATGATGAAACAGAAAGGAAATGCAATATCTTAAAAGCATGGTAGGAAGTTTACCTTTGATTTGAGCTGCTGGCCATGCTTAACAGTCCGGTCTTCAACCGAGCTGAGTGAATGAGATTCATTGACATGGGGGGCCTTCTGAAATATTGGAAATGGGCAGAGGCTGAAAATTTTGGGTGTCAGGCTGTGTTTGAAGTGGGGAGTCATGCCTCAAATATAAATTCTGGTGTCCCTACTGAAAGTTGAAGCAAAACATTGGAAATTTGAGTTGTTCTTCATAATGCCTATTAAGCTCACGAGATCTTGCAAAAGAAATGGGAGAAGGTGTGTAGAGAAAATAAAAGGCGGGGAGGGGACTGGGTATATAAAATTTGAGAGCTTTCAACTTAGCTTTGGTTTGGTACTGGCTCTTGAGGTTGCATGTAGAAAAACAAACTCAGTTTTTGAAAACCATAATTTCATGTATATGGACCCAACATATTATTCAAACAAGTTTATTTGACAGTAATATATAAGACAATTATTGCCCTTTTGTAATTTGTACAAGTAAAGTGTAAACTTTGAATTTTGTTTGAAATCGTGATTTCCGTTTTTGATTTGGTTCTCACAATAtagataatgcattcatagaaagtaagttactttaacttgttggtatcttccaaaggtaactagaaataGGATGTTTGGTTAAGTAGGACTTTCTAACTGTGTCTTGTTCTTTTTCCTCTTTCAaaagacttcccataaaggtcaatgtcactcttttatgcttataacatcatgcGTTTTTATAATTCCGTCTTT is a window of Lathyrus oleraceus cultivar Zhongwan6 chromosome 6, CAAS_Psat_ZW6_1.0, whole genome shotgun sequence DNA encoding:
- the LOC127094149 gene encoding dihydropyrimidinase produces the protein MIASFCLLTGGIDPRTHLEFEFMNTVTKDDFFSGQAAALAGGTTMHIDFAIPIDGSLTAGFEAYEKKAKKSCMDYGFHMAITKWDETVAREMELMVKEKGINSFKFFMAYKGALMIGDELLLQGLKKCKSLGALAMVHAENGDAVDEGQKKMIELGITGPEGHALSRPLVLEGEATARAIRLADFVNTALYVVHVMSIDAMEEIAKARTSGS